From the genome of Lotus japonicus ecotype B-129 chromosome 6, LjGifu_v1.2, one region includes:
- the LOC130724177 gene encoding ubiquitin-like domain-containing CTD phosphatase isoform X2 yields the protein MAIDLQSYLSWPLPIHESFDRISHGPFQSHLEASIHLFQSRLRVRETSEEEMPLKVKWSGKDYTVRVCGDDTIVELKRRICELTNVLPIRQKFLYPKLGSKLNNHSLNSLSIPKFTMIGTTEEDFLIVDPVEAPEIIDDLELPQEEAIDIKDMEVNKHKLIKRNNQFKL from the exons ATGGCAATCGACCTTCAATCGTATCTCTCATGGCCACTTCCAATTCATGAGTCCTTCGATCGCATCTCTCATGGCCCCTTCCAATCGCATCTTGAAGCCTCAATCCATCTCTTCCAGTCTCGACTcag AGTCAGAGAGACATCGGAGGAGGAGATGCCACTCAAGGTCAAATGGAGCGGCAAGGATTACACGGTGCGAGTCTGCGGCGACGACACCATTGTCGAACTCAAGCGTCGAATCTGCGAGTTAACCAACGTTTTACCCATTCGCCAGAAGTTCTTATACCCTAAACTCGGTTCCAAGCTCAACAACCACTCTCTCAACTCTCTCTCAATTCCTAAGTTCACCATGATCGG GACTACTGAAGAAGATTTTTTAATTGTTGATCCAGTGGAGGCCCCTGAGATTATTGATGATCTTGAGCTTCCTCAAGAAGAAGCTATTGACATCAAAGACATGGAGGTCAACAAGCACAAGTTGATCAAGCGCAATAATCAGTTCAAG
- the LOC130724177 gene encoding ubiquitin-like domain-containing CTD phosphatase isoform X1, whose amino-acid sequence MAIDLQSYLSWPLPIHESFDRISHGPFQSHLEASIHLFQSRLRVRETSEEEMPLKVKWSGKDYTVRVCGDDTIVELKRRICELTNVLPIRQKFLYPKLGSKLNNHSLNSLSIPKFTMIGTTEEDFLIVDPVEAPEIIDDLELPQEEAIDIKDMEVNKHKLIKRNNQFKCFEGGLIFPK is encoded by the exons ATGGCAATCGACCTTCAATCGTATCTCTCATGGCCACTTCCAATTCATGAGTCCTTCGATCGCATCTCTCATGGCCCCTTCCAATCGCATCTTGAAGCCTCAATCCATCTCTTCCAGTCTCGACTcag AGTCAGAGAGACATCGGAGGAGGAGATGCCACTCAAGGTCAAATGGAGCGGCAAGGATTACACGGTGCGAGTCTGCGGCGACGACACCATTGTCGAACTCAAGCGTCGAATCTGCGAGTTAACCAACGTTTTACCCATTCGCCAGAAGTTCTTATACCCTAAACTCGGTTCCAAGCTCAACAACCACTCTCTCAACTCTCTCTCAATTCCTAAGTTCACCATGATCGG GACTACTGAAGAAGATTTTTTAATTGTTGATCCAGTGGAGGCCCCTGAGATTATTGATGATCTTGAGCTTCCTCAAGAAGAAGCTATTGACATCAAAGACATGGAGGTCAACAAGCACAAGTTGATCAAGCGCAATAATCAGTTCAAG TGCTTTGAAGGAGGTTTGATCTTTCCAAAGTGA